The sequence GTCACAGCCTTCgcaaaagagaggaaagagatttaCCTGCTGCTACTGAGGCTGAAGCCTGAAAGCCATGTATGACCTTTGAAGGACTGTAATGGTTTTAATCAGAGCCATAGCATCTTtttgacagacagacagacaggacaGAGGGAAGAGCTGAACCACTCTGCAAATATTAACCGGGCTATTTTGGAGCAATGGCTATTGCCTCTGAAATCTTTCATCATGGGTCTATACTTAGAATTCAGatgagcctgggggaggggaatgCAGCAGCGTTAATCCCCAGTTGTTTTTGAAGTTGTCCTGTAAACAGGTTAGCATCTCAGCTGTCTTCAAAGGAAGCCCTCGGTGCTTTCTTTACATTGGAGGCTTCTCCCCGAGTCCCTTGTTGTAACCTGTTGGGCCTACGGATCGCCTGTGGTCCCGGAGGTGAcacttctcagttttctttcaAACTAGATATTCTGGACAGTGAGCCCTGGCTGTGATCACATTGGGAGACTGATGCTCCATGACAGCTAAAAGTTGGATTGAGTTTCAGGAGCTACTATATATAAAGCTGGGGCCACTTATGTCACCGCACTAATTAAATGCCATCTGGGTGGTTCCTCTGGGTTTTtgagcccatcacccagttcaGACCGAGTCAGAGGCCAAGGAGGAGAACATGATGATGGACCTTTTTGAAACTGGCTCCTATTTCTTCTACTTGGACGGGGAAAATGTTACCCTGCAGCCATTAGAAGTGGCAGAGGGCTCGCCTTTGTACCCAGGGAGTGATGGTACCTTGTCCCCCTGCCAGGACCAAATGCCCCCGGAAGCTGGGAGCGACAGCAGCGGGGAGGAACACGTCCTGGCGCCCCCCGGCCTGCAGCCCCCCCACTGCCCCGGCCAGTGTCTGATCTGGGCCTGCAAGACCTGCAAGAGGAAATCTGCGCCCACCGACCGGCGCAAAGCCGCCACCCTGCGCGAGAGGAGGCGACTCAAGAAGATCAACGAGGCCTTCGAGGCGCTCAAGCGGCGCACGGTGGCCAACCCCAACCAGCGGCTGCCCAAGGTGGAGATCCTGCGCAGCGCCATCAGCTACATCGAGCGGCTGCAGGACCTGCTCCACCAGCTCGATCAGCAGGAGAAGAtgcaggagctgggggtggaCCCCTTCAGCTACAGACCCAAGGCGGAGAGCGTGAGcccgggaggccgggaggggcgccctcggggcctgcagcccagcccagccgctccctctccctccccctctcctctccgaTGGGCACCCCCCTGACCTGGGGGTGCCCCTCGGGGCCTCCCCCCAGCGCTCcgtctcccttcccctccccttctcctctccaaTGACCCCCCCCCCGGTGACCCGTGACCTCGGGGTGCCCCTCGGggcctccccccccgcccccggccgctccgtctccctcccctccccctctcctctccaaaGAGCCCCCCTGTGACCTCGGGGTGCCCGCAGCAGGCCGGACATTGGTTCCCGGCCCGAGGAAGTCGGGGAGCCGCCCCCCGAGGTGCGCCCGCTGGCTCCCGGAGCCGAGCCTTCCGCCCTAACCCTGCGCCCCCGGGTTCTCTCGCAGCTGGAGGGGGCGGACTTCCTGCGCACCTGCAGCGCCCAGTGGCCAAGTGTTTCGGATCATTCCAGGGGGCTCGTGATCACTGCCAAGGAAGGTAGGGAACGCGAGTGCGCcggccgcggggtgggggggtgagggggggtgaggggggtccccgggggggcgggggcggggcgccggccTGCAGGGCAGGTGCGTGTGTGTCTTTCCGCGCTCAGGAGGAACCCCGAGCGGGGACccgccggcctccagcagcctcCGGTGCCTGTCTTCCATCGTGGACAGCATCTCCTCGGAGGAGCGCAAGCTGCCGTGCGCCGAGGAGGTGGTGGAGAAGTAGCCCGCAGCGCAGGCTGGGCCGCGTccacgcgccccccccccccccccagtgggtCACCCCACACCTGCTGCAGAAACCCGCACCCAGGAGCGAGCGCGGGGCAGGGACAcctggcgggggggtgggggggaggcgggCCGGGACTTCTCAGAAACTGTCCTGCGCTCCGAGGGCGAAGCCTCGGGCTTTGGAAGCGAGTGGCTTAGGTCTAGCAGGCTGCTTGGGCTTCGTGTGCTTAGTTGTGTAACGTGTTACTTTGGTGACGGTGCCCCTTCTGGGCCacgctcaaaaaaaaaaaaaaaaaaaagaaaaaagaaaaagaagttcatTCCTGTCTCAAGCGACGTGGGAACGTTAGTGGTACtgaatgtatttttgtaaatgatcttaggactctttcttttttatgtaaacctaagaaatctattttaaatgtGGAGTGAAGGGGTGCATATGACATGTGCGAGGATCCTGACACTGTCATATTAAAAAAGCGAAGTTTCTTTATGAACAAAGTTGGTCCTGATTTGATTCAACTCAACgacacatggggggggggggggggcggaggcaGCTGGGCAGGCACAGAAATCCAGGGAAGCCGGAGGGCCTTGTAACTCAGATGCCACCCAAGCCCGTTTATTGGGGTGTGTTCCTAAAGGCTGgtttaaagggaagaaaatgggTGGCTTTCCTCTGTCTGCATTTCTGTCTCGGAGGGATCTCACCCCTGTGGTTACAAgtgaggcagagccaggactgtCGCCTTTCGCCTTTTATCAGCATCCCTTTTCTGTTTGCACGGCCCTATCCCTGGAGGCCTGAGTGAGCCTTCCTTAGCCAAAGTTTGCAATCCGGTAAGAGAGTGCCACACAAGTGGCACTGCCTGAAAGGGTCATGAGCTAACATAGCCCCAAATGCCTTTCCCTCCTTGACTTTCCAGGCCTGGCCTTCCACTGAGAAGCCTTGGTCAGAGTCTGCAGGAGGCGCCCTGGCCTCCCagccaggtggggggggggggggggggctcactaGTTTTCTTGAACTAGACTGGCGGTTAGAAGACTGCACCAGCCTCCATCGGGGCGGCTGGGGTTTGTTTTGCAAATAGGAAGATTAAAGAAGGGAACAGTCTGTCTCTTGAGGTGGGGTGGGCTGCTCCCTGGACCGGGTGCTTCAAGGCAGGGAAGGGTTAATGGCTGAGGGCAAAAGGCAACCACAACACACATGAAACCTCTTAGCTGGACCAAACAGCAAGGCCCCCAGAGGGGCTCAAAGCCCCGGGAGCTCCTCACCACCATGATTTTACAACGTGTGCCAGGTTTTGTTTATCCTGTAACTTCAGGAAGAAGCGACCACCAAGAATCGCAGTGGGGAGTGAAGCAGAAGAGAGGCCAAGCCCTTCCTTGGAGTACTTGCCGCTCACCTTCTGTCGGGGGCACCTTCATCCAGCACCCCTTGCCACTCTCAActgcttccttccctctgttGCCCCGCAGCCAGTGCTAGGTCTGCAAGTGTGAGAATCTAATCAAATTCAATATTCCCCAGCCCAACTTTGCTTCTTGACAGCCCTGTCCTGACGTTGGGGTTGCACACTGCAGAAGTCCCAGATACCACCACGGACAGCGCCTCCTGCAGGCATGGAGCAGTAGCCTGCCCCTTTTCTGTCTCTTGAAGGCCTCTCTCTGGGGGTAAGGGTCACTTTGTCTTCTGAGCACCTGGatgattctcttttctcctaGAACACTTACCAAAGCACAGAAAGGTCCCTAGAGGCAGCTGACCCCGACACATAAGCTCTCCCAGCGGTTTGGGAAAAGCAGGCGGGAGTGCTCCGGGCTGTAACTGCTGAGTTGCTGGGGGCACTGCCTTGCGGAGCTGGAAGCCAGGTTGCTACTGTGGAGCCTTGGGCTGTCCCAGCTCCTCTCTGcttccagtttcctcatttgtgaaatccTGGTGACAACAGCAATGGTGCCTAACTCAGGGGTGTGAAGTTTTCAGCGAGATACACACAGAAAGGGTTTATAGCCAAAGCACAGCACTAAGTCCATACTAAATGTCagctctcccttttttccttacACTGACCATCAAAAGGCTTCTCTTCCACCAAAAGCCACAGTTCTTCAAATACTGTTTGCTGCCTTGATGGCACtgtttgggggaaaatattcatGACAGGGAATTCAGTAGCAATATGAGTGACTCTTAGCATTTTACATATGAACTCATAATCCTACAATGACTTCTGTGAAAGAAACTTGTACTTCTTTTGAGAAAAGGTTTCTTTGGAACTGAAGAGTTTCTTGCATTAGTAAGTGCAGAGCCAGGGCTTTGAGCCAGTGAGTATCAGTGGCTTCAAGCTTGTTTTCTCAATCGCCCTGCACCCTGGAAGAGAAGCCTTAGCAAATAAGAAAGACCACTTATGGCCTAGAAAAATTGGGCTCTCTTTAGCAATTGTTTTCCAGAGGTTCTTTCTCAAAAGTGACTAGCTAGTGAACTCCAAATTAGGGCGTAAATTAATTAAAGATAAGCAGTAGAGCATTTCAAATTATCCAATCAGAACAtgtatgaatatgaatatgtttGAATGGTGTGTACATTCATTAATCATGGATCTACGATTTTTTTCTAGAGAATCAATAGAGAATTTCCCTAAAATGTGTATGTCTATATATgcattgtatgtatacacattacatattatatatatgtaatatatataaaataaagatgtgcctaaaatataggtatatatatatgtgccgCAGATTCATGCCACAACTGAAATCAAATATCGGAATTAACCAGGTGAATTCATTTACTTCATGACTGCACGTGTATTTATAGTAAGATCTGTGTTATAAACTGTTTAGCagcagaatgtttttttttttttttaatcaattcatGGACTTTATTTGCTGATGGATTCTATTCAGTCTTCACAAACCAAATCTTCTCTATCTCTCCTAGCTAGGTAACTTGAGAAATTGTTTGGAATAAGTTTGCCTATAGAGGTCTCTTCGTTAAATAGAGCAAATATTTCCCAAAGACTTCATGTGACCTCCACTGCTATAGTTGACATATGAGGCTTTCCAATGAAATCCTTGGTGTGTTtgcaattaaaatgtttttatttgatattaatgaTGGTAATCTTTACTAAAGCCACAGCCAAAACAAACAAGGCCATGGAAGCAGAAAATCAAGATATAATAACTTAGTGAAGATAAGCAATTTGGCATTTAAACTGAGCCTGTTTTCCAGAGGTAGGCATAGagttgtcaaatatttttaaaatgagttcttttcttttttttttatagcattatacaaataatttatgtCAAATGTCAGCTTTTTCAAACTAACTTTAATCATCACACCTGAAGCATCAAGTTCCAAACCCGAACATAATGGAAATTCACTTATGTTTAATggcattatatacatattatatacatattagactatattaatatatattagacTCCTTCATATGTATGGGGGAGGGGAGCATGGCGCTGAAATTCAGTGTTCAACGTTCTCAACTACTGTTGAGATTGCCAGAGAAGTTTTGGGTTACTAAAGTGCACTCTATCCTTACTAAGACATTTTTGACTCCAAGTTAGAATATAGCCATTTGTGCTTTTCTCTTAATAAGTaagattttatatc is a genomic window of Vulpes vulpes isolate BD-2025 chromosome 10, VulVul3, whole genome shotgun sequence containing:
- the MYF6 gene encoding myogenic factor 6, translating into MMMDLFETGSYFFYLDGENVTLQPLEVAEGSPLYPGSDGTLSPCQDQMPPEAGSDSSGEEHVLAPPGLQPPHCPGQCLIWACKTCKRKSAPTDRRKAATLRERRRLKKINEAFEALKRRTVANPNQRLPKVEILRSAISYIERLQDLLHQLDQQEKMQELGVDPFSYRPKAESLEGADFLRTCSAQWPSVSDHSRGLVITAKEGGTPSGDPPASSSLRCLSSIVDSISSEERKLPCAEEVVEK